The Candidatus Cloacimonadota bacterium DNA window ATGATAAAAGCTCTTTCTATCAATATCGATTGGATATAAATTTCCCGGATAACTGCCGTTTTGGTTCTGATTTTTTACGAAGTTCAGGAAACTGCCTTCTGCAACTTTTGGGTTATCCATCCAACGTGTTTCCAGCATATGACATTGAGCAGAATAGGAAATAGGCATTCGAAAATAGGCAGGACCTTCGCAAACACAGGGATAGGAATATGAATCTTTCATCATAAAAAGTCGCAGTCCAAACCAACGATACCAATAATATTTTTCGATAAATTTATCGGAACATTCAAAATGCGGAACGGAATTAAAAAATTTTTGCCAATTCCTTTCACTTTCTTTTATTGGATTAATAGTATTGAAAGATTCATTAAAAATTTCTTTTGCTTTTTTGGAATTTTTTGCGACTGAAAGGAAAATCTTTACTTCTGTATTCTCTGTTATTTTCAAATTCTGATGAAAACCAAAATAGAGCAATCCGTCAGGATTAATTCCTTTATTATGAATTTCATCGGGAAGCTTTCCAACAAATTTCTCATAAAACGGAGTGTACTCAAATTTGGGCTGATTTACTGTGTATTCGGAAAGATTTACGGAATAAGAAGAATGTTCCATTCCGAGAAACATTGAAAAATTGAAGGGATATTCACCTCGTAATTTATTTTCTCGATTAAACAAAATTCCATTCTCTTCTATGGAAAAAAGAAAGCGTTTTTTCGTTTTGATCATTTGCTTGGGCTGTCCACAAAATCACATCGATTCCCTGACTTTTTCCTTCAAACTTCAAAGTAGTGGAAAATGAATCATTGGGAAGCAGAACATCTGTTTCGATGAACGTAAGATCGTTTGTTAAGGAAAATCTTCTTATCAGTTTGGACGGATCCCATTTTGTATCGATCAATTTGGGTTTGAGTTCTTTTCCATCTTTTGAAAGAAATGAAATTGTATAAAGCGGTTTTAGCGGAATGTTATAAAAATGCGCTCCATCCCACAACCCGGGAATGTGCAGCCACTGTGGAAAAAGCGGTGTGAAAACAAGCGAATCTCCACCACCGAGATACCATTTATCGTCGCGTTCAAGTAATTTTAGAATATTCATTATTCTCCTATAATTATTGGACTGGACTTCACAACGGATTTATTCGTGGTGGAGTTCAGAACAAAAGAATGCAAACATCTGTCTCAAGTCCAGCTTCAGCAGACTGGACTTCAGGCGTTTTGACTGGACTTCAGAACGCACTTCCTCCCTCAAGCCCAGTTCCAGCAGACTGGAATTCAGGATGCCGACTTCCTCCTCAAGCCCAGTTTCGCTACGCTCCTCTGAACTCGAGTCTCGATTTTTGCGATATTGCTCCATCAGACGGAACAACTTTATAAAACTGCGGGATAAGTCCCGTTTTTTTTGAATACACATCCAAAATATTTGCTTTCAGATTTTCAATACAGGAATCTTTTACCAAGTAAATTACACACCCCCCAAAACCTGCTCCCGTCAACCTCGCACCAAGAACTCCAGGTTCATCCTTTCCGATTTCCACCAGCAAATCAAGTTCTTTGGTGCTGACTTCATAAAGTTCTTTTAAGCTTTTGTGGGATTGATACATTAATTCACCAAAAGCTTTTGCATTTCCTTTTTTCAGAACTTTTACAGCTTTTTGTACTCGATCATTCTCAAAAACAACATGCTCGACTCTTTTCTTTATTTTTTCAGGAAGGAAGGATTTGTATTTTTCAAAATTATTTATAGAAATATCTCTACAAAATGTAATTCCAGGAAGATTTTTTTGAAGAATTTTTACCGCTTCTACGCATTCCTGCCTTCTTTCATTGTAAGAAGAATCTGCCAATTTTCTTTTCTTCATCGAATTACATACAAGGAACGAATAACCCTTAATTGATAACGGTACATATTGATATTTCAGATTTCTGCAATCTATAAAAAGTGCATTGCCTTCTTTGGAAAG harbors:
- a CDS encoding galactokinase; protein product: MKKENLIKHYKAIYKKSPAYIIRAPGRVNLIGEHTDYNDGFVLPIAIDRYTNMLVSKNDDRKIRLYDLKYKEKEKFDLANIRKSQQKKWSNYQRGIAKILLDAGYKIGGMDILIFGEVSEGAGLSSSASIEIATLLSFKELYDLEIKPLEMITLARKAENEFVGVQCGIMDQFTSLLSKEGNALFIDCRNLKYQYVPLSIKGYSFLVCNSMKKRKLADSSYNERRQECVEAVKILQKNLPGITFCRDISINNFEKYKSFLPEKIKKRVEHVVFENDRVQKAVKVLKKGNAKAFGELMYQSHKSLKELYEVSTKELDLLVEIGKDEPGVLGARLTGAGFGGCVIYLVKDSCIENLKANILDVYSKKTGLIPQFYKVVPSDGAISQKSRLEFRGA